A stretch of Colletotrichum lupini chromosome 2, complete sequence DNA encodes these proteins:
- a CDS encoding glycosyl hydrolase family 28, which translates to YLAFVSPASLRFSPPLTFLFDSLLPSFSFLHAKMAKFFAPAAALLNVVLVAASPRGHHGSHIRYTNTIPRASNATGCVVTKYDDIANAVKTCTDITLSNIAAPSNGAIDLSKLQTGTKVTFDGTTTFADTVDSSFDPIIISGTNIVVTGAPGHVIEGNGAAYWDGLGSNGGGDKPNHFVVVKKTTNAKITNLNIKNWPVHCFSMTGNQGLTVSGLVLDNSAGDAPNSKSGSKAAAHNSDGFDISSSDNVLLENIKVHNQDDCVAVTSGTKITVNNLYCYGGHGLSIGSIGGKSNNTVDGVVFSNSQVVKSSNGCRIKSNSNTTGEVSNVTYKNITLTDIDTYGIDVQQDYLNGGPTGSPTNGVKISGIHFIDVTGTATSDAYNYYILCGDGSCSDITFENTKITGGGKTSSCNFPASGCPA; encoded by the exons TACTTGGCGTTTGTTTCCCCAGCCAGTCTCCGATTCTCACCACCACTCACTTTCTTGTTCGATTCACTATTACCGTCGTTCTCTTTTCTCCACGCCAAGATGGCCAAGTTTTTCGCCCCTGCTGCGGCTCTGCTGAACGTCGTTCTGGTAGCGGCGTCTCCTCGTGGCCACCACGGATCTCACATTCGTTACACAAACACCATTCCTCGCGCAAGCAACGCA ACCGGCTGCGTTGTCACCAAGTACGACGACATTGCGAACGCCGTCAAGACATGCACCGATATCACGCTCTCTAACATTGCTGCGCCCTCCAACGGTGCTATCGATCTCTCCAAGCTTCAGACAGGTACCAAGGTCACCTTTGACGGCACAACC ACTTTTGCCGATACCGTCGACAGCAGCTTCGACCCCATCATCATCTCCGGAACCAACATTGTTGTTACTGGCGCTCCCGGACATGTGATTGAGGGCAATGGTGCGGCTTACTGGGACGGTCTTGGATCCAACGGTGGTGGCGACAA GCCTAACCACTTCGTTGTCGTCAAGAAGACCACCAACGCCAAGATCACCAACCTGAACATCAAGAACTGGCCCGTCCACTGCTTCTCCATGACCGGCAACCAGGGTCTCACTGTCTCCGGCCTCGTGCTCGATAACTCTGCCGGTGACGCGCCCAACTCCAAGAGCGGCAGCAAGGCCGCCGCCCACAACAGTGACGGTTTCGACATCTCCTCCAGCGACAACGTCCTTCTCGAGAACATCAAGGTACACAACCAGGACGACTGCGTCGCCGTCACCAGTGGAACCAAGATCACTGTCAACAATCTCTACTGCTACGGAGGTCACGGCCTCAGCATCGGCTCCATCGGCGGCAAGAGCAACAACACCGTTGACGGCGTTGTCTTTTCCAACTCCCAGGTCGTCAAGAGCTCCAACGGCTGCCGTATCAAGTCCAACTCCAACACCACTGGCGAGGTCAGCAACGTCACGTACAAGAACATCACCCTCACCGATATCGACACCTACGGCATTGATGTCCAGCAGGATTACCTCAACGGTGGCCCAACTGGCTCGCCCACCAACGGAGTCAAGATTTCTGGCATTCACTTCATCGATGTGACTGGAACTGCCACTAGCGACGCCTACAACTACTACATCCTCTGCGGTGACGGCAGCTGCTCCGACATCACCTTTGAGAACACCAAGATCACGGGAGGCGGCAAGACCAGCAGCTGCAACTTCCCCGCCAGCGGATGCCCGGCATAA
- a CDS encoding cytochrome P450, with product MGILVNDTTFRLFLGNLVTIFPGLLFLYLICVGIYNISFHPLANFPGPKLTAFTGWYETYHELFGAPGKTFAYKIQQMHDDYGPIVRINPHELHVSDHHFFDVLFAGGSARRDKYSPSASVQGAPGGIFGTLNHDTHRMRRSAISGFFSKQSVVVHEGLIHEKVEQLCEVFKNYAREGNPFNIRVPLLAYTTDFYCAHALGKTGDMHLLKDQAKAQKWRASIIGLLHFTPIVRQFPWFLSFAFELPMWLIRRVSSDLTLVTQILLNMEGQAKEAIKDSSASIGIKEDNGSLFQAILRSNLPQSEKGSKRMAQEGFSVLTASGDIIGRILTTAIYLSDWKSNSTAAYSRLRRGQLGALFTIIIASLTYG from the exons ATGGGTATCTTAGTGAACGACACTACCTTCAGACTCTTCTTGGGCAACCTTGTCACGATCTTCCCAGGACTCCTTTTTCTTTATCTCATATGTGTAGGGATCTACAACATCTCGTTCCATCCTCTCGCAAATTTCCCTGGTCCCAAACTGACAGCATTCACTGGCTGGTATGAGACCTACCACGAACTCTTTGGTGCACCTGGCAAGACTTTCGCCTACAAGATTCAACAGATGCACGACGACTATGGCCCTATCGTACGCATAAACCCTCACGAACTTCACGTCAGTGACCACCACTTTTTCGATGTCCTGTTCGCTGGAGGGAGCGCTCGCCGTGACAAGTACTCGCCAAGTGCCAGTGTCCAGGGCGCTCCTGGTGGCATCTTTGGGACCTTGAACCACGATACTCATCGAATGCGCCGGTCTGCCATCTCTGGCTTCTTCTCCAAGCAGTCTGTGGTTGTCCACGAAGGACTCATCCACGAGAAGGTTGAACAACTCTGCGAAGTTTTCAAGAATTACGCCAGGGAGGGCAATCCGTTCAACATTCGTGTCCCGCTGTTGGCTTATACCACCGACTTCTACTGCGCCCATGCGCTTGGCAAGACAGGCGACATGCACTTATTAAAAGACCAGGCAAAGGCCCAAAAGTGGAGAGCAAGTATCATCGGTCTACTTCACTTCACCCCTATTGTCAGACAGTTCCCATGGTTTCTATCATTCGCGTTTGAACTCCCAATGTGGCTCATCCGACGAGTATCGTCAGATCTGACTTTAGTGACCCAGATTTTGCTG AACATGGAAGGTCAAGCAAAAGAGGCCATTAAAGACTCGTCGGCATCTATCGGTATTAAAGAGGACAACGGCAGCCTATTTCAAGCGATTCTTAGATCGAACTTGCCTCAGAGCGAGAAGGGCTCCAAGCGAATGGCCCAAGAAGGCTTCAGTGTCTTAACAGCTTCGGGAGATATAATCGGTAGAATTCTGACCACTGCTATATATCTGTCAGattggaagtctaattcgaccgcggcatacagccgactgcgcaggggccaattaggggccctatttacgattattatagccagcTTAACCTatggttag
- a CDS encoding zinc-binding dehydrogenase, translating to MVQAIPEISRQWKVVGENGLDPLQFSDEKSPEVGDSQVLVKIQGATLNYRDVTITEGTYPWDVKPDVVPGSDGAGTVLAVGKHVTRFKPGDEVVTALAQRYVAGPLSDDLPQSGLGAVLDGTFRTIGVFGEQGLVPLPRGLSFIEGAALTCAGVTAWNALFGLPGRQVSAGQWVLTQGTGGVSIFAIQFAKAVGARVIATTSSAEKAKLLERLGVDHIINFRETVDWGKEAKRLTGGVGVDLVVEVAGPKTLRQSLVSCRLDGTIITTGFAGGNPSEHDMPTFLDSWLSLVTVRGVWCGSRLQLEEMSRAIEADVDRLRPVIDPKVFNLEQLKEAYEYLQSGKHQGKVGIEIN from the exons ATGGTGCAAGCGATCCCCGAAATAAGCAGGCAATGGAAGGTTGTCGGTGAAAATGGATTAGATCCTCTACAGTTTTCGGATGAGAAGTCTCCAGAGGTCGGTGATAGCCAGGTTCTAGTCAAAA TACAAGGCGCCACCTTGAAC TACCGAGATGTCACAATTACTGAGGGCACATACCCTTGGGACGTCAAACCGGACGTTGTCCCAGGGTCTGACGGCGCAGGCACAGTACTAGCTGTCGGAAAGCATGTTACCCGATTCAAACCAGGCGATGAAGTGGTTACGGCGCTAGCTCAGAGATACGTCGCAGGTCCACTCAGCGACGACCTTCCACAGTCTGGACTTGGTGCCGTACTCGATGGCACTTTTCGCACCATCGGGGTCTTCGGCGAGCAGGGTCTCGTCCCGCTGCCTCGAGGCTTGAGCTTCATTGAGGGCGCAGCCCTGACTTGTGCTGGTGTTACTGCTTGGAACGCCCTCTTTGGACTACCCGGCAGGCAAGTCTCGGCCGGGCAATGGGTTCTCACGCAGGGTACGGGCGGAGTAAGCATCTTTGCCATTCAATTCGCCAAAGCCGTCGGAGCGAGGGTCATTGCCACCACTAGCTCTGCCGAGAAGGCCAAACTTCTTGAGAGGCTCGGTGTTGACCATATCATCAACTTTCGTGAGACGGTCGATTGGGGAAAAGAGGCCAAAAGGTTGACCGGAGGCGTTGGCGTGGATTTGGTCGTCGAAGTTGCGGGACCAAAGACTCTGAGACAAAGTCTTGTCAGCTGCAGACTAGACGGAACTATCATCACCACGGGGTTTGCTGGCGGTAACCCGTCTGAGCACGACATGCCAACGTTTTTGGATTCGTGGCTGAGCCTAGTTACGGTTCGAGGAGTTTGGTGTGGCAGTCGGCTACAGCTTGAAGAGATGTCTCGAGCCATCGAGGCCGACGTAGACAGGTTGCGCCCTGTCATTGATCCCAAGGTCTTCAATCTGGAACAACTAAAGGAGGCGTACGAGTATCTGCAGTCAGGAAAACACCAAGGAAAAGTTGGCATTGAGATCAATTGA